DNA sequence from the Candidatus Kaistella beijingensis genome:
CAAGACCTGTTTTCAGAAATTTTCAGAAAATCTCCCGTTAAAAGAACAAAATTTGCCGGACTGAAAAGGAATATCGAGTTTTTGGAAAAATAAATGGGTTTTGTAAATTTTAAACATTTATTAATGGTGATAAACATCGTCGTACATTACTCCCGCTTCAATTCTTACCGGTAAAAAATTCACTTCAGGCACAATCGGACAATTATAATCATACGCATTATAAGCGCAGAAAGGTTGATAAGAAAGGTTAAAATCCAAAACAATTTCATCCGATTTTGGAATCCTTAAATCCATGTATTTTCCGCCGCCGTAGGTTTCTTTTCCATTGGTTTCATCGCGGAATGGAAGAAAAAGATGGTCGTGAAATCCTTCTTTCTTAATCAAATTCAGACTTTGATATATCGTTAACGAATAAGATTTTCCATGGAGTTGGAAAGTTGCTTTTCCATATTCTTTGTAAGGTTGAGTCTTTCCCGAGGAAGTTGGGTTCTCAAAAGGAATCGCGTTTTCAGTCCTCACCAATTTTGCGGTAACCCTGTATTGACTGTTAATCGGAAAAAAAGGATGCTCCTTAAAACTGGTAAAATTATCGCCACGAAGCGGAGTAGTTTTTAATTTTTTATATTCGGCGTTTAACTCTTTCTGAAATTTTCTGGCTTCCGAAATTGCTGAAGATTGTGTTGCACAAGAAGTGATGATTGCACAGATAATGAGGATGAGTTTTTTCATTTCTTTTTAGATTTACGGTATTGTTTCAACTTGTAACCAAAGTAATTCTCAAAATCATTAATCACAAAAGGCCGATCAACAAAATCTTGATCCCGATGCATTCCGATGTGAAGGAATAAAGGTTTAGAGATTTTTTCTGTGGTGATATTAAAGTTTAAGATATCCATAATATCTTGTGGGTGTTTCGCTGTATGTGCTGAAGTCAATTTCAATACCGTGATGTTTCCATATTTTTTTTCAATTTTTTCACATTGCTTTTTCAAAGAATCTTTCACCAAAAACATTTCAAATTGCTTCGAAATATTAAATCCTTTGAATTCTGAATAGTCTTTTTCACGACATTTTTTGAAAAGCGTTTGGGCGAATTTTTCAGCGGTCAGCTTTTTTTGTGAACTGATTTTTTCTAAAGAAACCGAGCTGTAATAAGAGCTGCAACTGTTTAGAAAAATTATTGAGACTAAAAGTATCGAGAATTTTTTCATCATTAAATTTGGTAATTTTTAAATAGTATTTTATTTGCAATCTTCTTCATAAACAAATTCATTTTACTTGGCTCATTAGTCTTTTTACTAGGCTCTTTTTACTTGGCTCTTCACTCAATTCTTACCCGATAAACATCCGTTCCATTTCGTTTGATATTTGGAATGAAGAAGCCGCCTTCTTCAGGAATTTCTTCTTTTAAATCGAAACTTTTGCATTCTTTCGGCAAACCCGAAAAAACGAGCGTAAACCAAAAATCCTGCATTGGTGGAACTTCCGTCCAATAGGGAAAAAGTGAAATATTTTCGTGGTGAATGAGGCTGCTTTTATGATTGATGCTTTTATCAATCAAAAAAGTCGATTGCCAAATGCGAATCAGATTGCCAAACTGAAAACTCGCAGGAAAGCAACAGTGCACAATCACCTGTTTCTCCTCCTCTACTTTGGTTTGAAGAGATTCCAAGATTTCGGTAATGATTTCGGGTTTGGTGAGGGTTTCCATTTTTTGATGAGTAATGAGTAATGAGCAATGAGTAATATTGCTGATTGCTCATTACTTATTGCTAATATTCTAATTCGAGTTTTTCTTTTGAATAGTTTCTGATTTTTTCAGTAAGTTCCGGATTTTCGGAGAGTTTTTGTCCGTAACTGGGGATGATTTCCAACAATTTTTCTTTCCACTCGTTTTGAAGTTTGTCGCCGAAACATTTTTCCAAAACCGTAATCATCGCATACGCCGCAGTTGAAGCTCCTGGAGAAGCGCCGAGAAGTGAGGCGATTGTTCCGTTTTCGTTCACCACGACTTCGGTTCCAAACTCTAATTTTCCGCCGAGTTTTGCATCTTTTTTAATGATTTGAACTCTTTGTCCTGCCACTTTTAATTCCCAATCCTCTTCTTTGGCATCTTTTACAAATTCCCGCAAATGCTGAATTCTTTGGGATTTTGTCATCGCAACTTGACGAACCAAATATTGGGTTAAAGGCAAATTATGCCACCACGCTCCAAAAAGCGAACGGATATTTTTAAAGTTGATGCTTTCAGGCAAATCGAGGTAACTTCCTTCTTTCAAAAATTTCGTTGAAAATCCTGCAAAAGGTCCAAACAATAAAGCTTTTTCCCCATCGATAATCCTTAAATCCAAATGTGGAACGCTCATTGGTGGCGCATCCACGGTAGCTTGAGTGTAAACTTTGGCGTGATGTTTTTCGATGAGTTCTTGATTGTGAGAAACCAACCATTCTCCCGAAACAGGAAAACCGCCGTAACCTTCACTTTCAGGAATATCTGAACTTTCCAAAAGCGGCAAAGCGTAACCACCTGCTCCAATGAAGACGAAATCTGCAACCACTTCCTGCGAATGATTGTGGAGACGGTCTTTAATATCAATTTCCCATTTTCCGTCGTCTCTTAAATCCAAATCTTTTGCTTCGTGGTAAAGAAAAATTTCCACGTTGGAATCTTCGGCGAGAAATCTTCCCATTTTCCTCGTCAATGTTCCGAAATTCACATCAGTTCCCAAATCCATTTTGGTGGCGGCAAGAATTTCGTTTTCCTTTCTTTTGCTCATGACTAAAGGAATCCATTTACGAAGTTGGTCGTGGTCAGTAGAAAATTGCATTCCCTTGAAAAGGTTGGACTTAATCATTTCTGCGTGACGTTTCCTTAAAAACTCCGAATCTTCTTCCCCAAAAACCAAACTCATGTGCGGACAGGAATTGATGAATTCTTTTGGATTTTTGATATAATTTTTAGAAATCAAATACGACCAAAATTGCTTGGAATACTCGAATTGTTCTGCAATTTTTTCGGCTTTGGAAATGTTGATGTTCCCATTTTCATCTTCGGGAGTGTAATTGAGTTCGCAAAAAGCAGAATGTCCTGTTCCTGCGTTGTTCCAAGCTGCAGAACTTTCGCGGGCAAATCTTCCGAGACGCTCGAAAATGGCGATATCCAGTTCGGGCTCGAATTCGTGAAGAAGTGTTGCCAAAGTGACGCTCATGATTCCGCCGCCGATTAAGACGACGTCGTATTTTGGTTTCGGGGTTTTATTGGTTAGAAATTCGGGCATTGTTTATTTTTTAGAATCACGAATTTCGTGAAAAGTTTTGGGATGGTAAAGTGTTGAGATTAATTTAACCACCCAAAGTCACAAAAGTCCAATTTTAAAGGTTTTAATTATGCTGCTCTAAAGTGCGTTAAAAATCGTTTTGATTCGTTAACTTTATGTTTTAATATTTATAAAATGAAACAGGTTTTCTATTTGATTTCAATTGCAATTATTTCGATTTCTTGCAGTAAAAATTTGGAACATGCAAAAGCTTCAGGTTCAATGAATGACACCATAAAGCAGAAAGACGGAACTGTTTTGAATTACAAAAAGCCTGGTGAAGATTTGATCTTACTGAAACGAGACCAATCCGTTTACAGTAAAGGCTATCAAAACCGTTTGAGAAAAATAGCGGAATATTATTTGGCGAAATCCGAGAAAGATTTGGTAAAATTTCATGTAGAAAAAAAGGAAGGCGAATTGGGATATTCCACTGAGGAAAACGATTGGGAAGACGTGAATTATACCCAAATTGGAATTTTCAACAAATCAGGAAACAATCTATCAACGATGCAGTGGCTTTTTTATGAACCGAAATCGCAGAAACTGTATGAATTTGATTTGAACACGAAAAAACTTCAGGAATTTAACCTTGAAAAATAAAGATCTTTTGGTTTAATTCAACTTCGTTGTCAATTTTTTAAACTGTTTTTCGGCATTTTTTTCCTCATAGAGAATTCCGTAAATCGTATCGATGATTGGCGTTTTCATCTTTTTGTCTTTTGAGGTTTGGTAGATGGAATCTGCCGCGTAATAACCCTCCGCAATCATATTCATCGACTGAATCGCTGATTTCACCGTGTAGCCTTTTCCGATTAAATTACCAAGATTTCGGTTTCGCGAAAAAAGTGAGTATGCGGTTACGAGTAAATCGCCGAGATAGGCACTTTCATTCACATCACGCGGAGCTTCGTAAATGGCTTCGAGAAAAATCTCCATTTCACGGATGGCGTTGGAAACAAAAACTGCCGTGAAGTTGTCTCCATAACCCAATCCACTTGCAATTCCCGCTCCGATTGCGTAAATATTTTTCAAAATCGCGCTGTATTCGTTCCCCAGAATATCTTTGCTCGGCTCCACATTAATGAAACGCGATGAAAATAAATTGAATAATTTTTCAGAAACCTCATCCTCAACTGTTGCAATTGTAATATAGGAAAGTCTTTCCATCGCTACTTCCTCCGCATGACAAGGACCTGCAAGAACCGCCTGATTTCGAAAACCAATATCGAAACATTCCTTTAAATAATGAGCAACAACATCGTTCACTTTCGGCACTATTCCTTTGATGGCGGAAACAAAAATTTTGTCTTTGTAATCGCAAGTCATTTTATCCATCGCATCGGACAAATAAATAGATGGTGTCGCCAAAACAATGACTTCACAAGCCGAAACCAGTTCGTTGATATCGGTGGTGACTTTAATAGATTTCGGGGCAAAACTCACCGAAGTAAGGTAAGTCGGGTTATGATGGCGAAGTTCGATCGCTCCTTTTACATATTCGTTTCTTACGCACCAATGAACCGTTTTACAGTTTTCCACCAACATTTTTACGATTGCTGTTGCAAATGTTCCGCTTCCTACAACTCCTACAGGAATTTCGTGTTTTACGGATTTCGGTTCAGAAGTTTTCTTTTTCGCCATGACTGCCGTTCATATTTAATTCACAAATATATTAAAGGTTTATGTAATATGCATTACAATTGTGAATTTAAGAGTTTTATAAAAAGTTTAACATGATATTATGCAATAGAAACTGAAAAAATGTGTTTTTCTGAAAATTGTTTTGAAAAATAATTTATAAATTTGCAAACTCAAAATTTGATAATCATTAATTAATGAAGAATTTTTTAAGCAAGAAAAAGAATGTGAACCTTCTTTTAGGCGCATTATTGTTTGTGATTTTCGGTCAGGCTTTATTCATCGGGAAACTGTTTTCGGAGAAAAACAGCAAATCTTACGAAGTCAATTTAGTTAAAATTAACACTGAAAAAGACAGCGTGGATTATTTGGGAATGAAAAACAACCTGGCTTTGGTTGACAACACCGTACGAGAGCTAAACTCGTTCTTAAAAGCAAAAAATATTTCCGACGGTAAAATCGAAATGCTTGCTCAAGACAGCCTTTCAAACGCGGTTTATCTTGCAAAACAAAGCAACCGTTACAGCCAATATTTGGTAGATCTACAAAACAAATTGCAACAGGTTCCCCTCGGGATTCCAACCGATGGATATATTTCTTCTAATTTCGGAAACAGAAAAAACCCGATTCCTTTCAGAAATGTTTTATTGGCATCAGCAAAACCTGTAAAACAGGAAGTAAAAGCTGAACCACAATATATCGAAGAAAAAGACAGTCTTGGAAATGTGGTGAAAAGAACTTTGGCAAATCCTTCAACATCTTTGGCTAAAAATTCAACGCCTGAAGTCAATAATCCACCTGCGGAAGCAGATCAAATTCAATTTCACAAAGGTTTGGATATCGCAGTTCCGTTCGGTTCTGATGTTCGTTGTGCTGCAACTGGAACGGTTATTTTTGCAGGAGCAAAAGGAGGTTACGGAAATTGCGTGATCATTTCGCACGGAAATGGATTGGCTACACTTTACGGTCATTTATCACAAGTTTTGGTGAAAGCCAATGATATTGTAAAAGTAAATGACGTGATTGCAAAATCAGGAAATTCGGGACGTTCAACAGGACCGCATCTTCACTATGAAGTCCATAAAAATAATACGCCTGTAAATCCTAAACTGTTTTTGAACTTTTAATAAAATTTAATCACTCAATTTTGGGTGATTTTTTTTTAACTTTTTTCTTAAAGCGGATTACTTCTCATTTCCGATGATTTTTCGTCTTTACATTTGCTTAAAATTACGGATATGTTAAGCATTATGAAAGAAGAACTTATGGTTGAATTCTACATTTATCCAGAAGAAAGTGAAAATAGTTTTAACCCTTTAAATTTTAAAAATCATGGCAAGAAATCATGAAGCAGACATCTGCAATCCAAACAACGAAGCGTATCAACATGCAATGGACAATCACGCCAACCAACTCAATCCCAATAATGATGAGTATGCGGGAAATTAAGTTTAATTTGCTACCTTAGTTGGTAGCATTTTTTATAGATATGGAAGAACTAACACCTTATTTTAATGATTATCAAATATTTGATTCCTCTAAAATAAAAAATCCCGAAAAGTTTTTAAAACTGTATTTAAGTTCTCTTGAAGAACAAGATCTGGAAACCCTCAAAAAAATGACCTTAAATAAAGAATCCGCCAATGATATCTTGAAATTTGGAAATCTTTTAATCGAATATTTTAAAAGCGACAATCCAAAAGAATTTTTATTAAACTTTGAAAAGAATTGTGAAAAAGCATTGTTAAATAAACCCCTATTCCAAAATGAAGAGAACATCATTCAATTTCTTAATCTGATTAAAAAATCCGCAGATAAGCAGGAATTTCCACGACAAAAAATATTTAGAAAAGAAATGATCGTGGACGAGTTTGATGTTGACTCAAAAACATTCAACAACTGGTTGACATTTTTTGGTAAAGAAAACTTTATTGGAAGAAGAGAGTTCGATTCTCTGGAATACGCATCAATTGTAAAAGATTTTATAAAAGTCGGAAAATTAGATTTAGAAGACCTACGCGAATACCATTACCAAGCCTACAACCGCATAAAGATCGCCGAAATTATTGGAGATTTATCGAAAAGCAAGAAGACCAATTACAGGAACTTACTGCTGAGAAAGGATGAAATAGATGACTACTCACCTGCAAACAAACAATTTTTGGATTGGTTGCAAAATCATAGGGTTTTGCCTTTTAGCCTTGCTTATCGATATATTGATTTAATGCTAAACTCCGACGAAAAAAAATCTGTCAAAATAATGGAAGTATTTGAAGCTTACTTTGAAAAGCTGTGACGAGGATTGTGTTCTTAAACATTTCTGCTTTCATCTTTAATTTTACACCTACTAATTTTTGGCAGCAGTAAATTGGTGAATTTTATTTGCAGAAAATTTTTTCAGACCCTCATAACATTTTGCGAACTTTTCATGATTTTTTTTGGAATACAATAAAAAAGTTTATTTTTGCAAACCAATTGTAAAAATTAAGTCGAAAACTTATTTTTTCTGGCCTTGTAACTCAGTTGGTTAGAGTAGCTGACTCATAATCAGCAAGTCCTTGGTTCGAGCCCAAGCTGGGCCACTTTTTAAGGGATTTTACAGCAATGTAAAATCCTTTCTTTTTTATTTTGACGAACATTTGACGAACATTTGAATTTTATTTCTCCATATATTAGCATTATAATACTTTGGTAAAAAATGGACACCTTTTGTGTAGCGGTATATTTAATTGTGTTATTGATCACAATATTTTTTCCACTTTATCTCGCAGGAAGGGTTTGGTTCGCTTTTAGTCCGTTTGTTATCAACTACTACTCTTCTGAACAGAAAAATTGGTAGAATGACTGGAATACCAACCGATTTATAATAGTACTATGTTTATTTTTTATTTCATCTGTACTTTCTTTATTTTGGGGATTATCAATTTTAGAGAAAATAAAAGAAGCTCAAATCGATATTACCTCAATTCTTTTTTACACTTTATTACAAATTCTATGTTTCGTTTTTTTGGAAGGAAAA
Encoded proteins:
- a CDS encoding DUF1684 domain-containing protein, whose translation is MKKLILIICAIITSCATQSSAISEARKFQKELNAEYKKLKTTPLRGDNFTSFKEHPFFPINSQYRVTAKLVRTENAIPFENPTSSGKTQPYKEYGKATFQLHGKSYSLTIYQSLNLIKKEGFHDHLFLPFRDETNGKETYGGGKYMDLRIPKSDEIVLDFNLSYQPFCAYNAYDYNCPIVPEVNFLPVRIEAGVMYDDVYHH
- the mqo gene encoding malate dehydrogenase (quinone) yields the protein MPEFLTNKTPKPKYDVVLIGGGIMSVTLATLLHEFEPELDIAIFERLGRFARESSAAWNNAGTGHSAFCELNYTPEDENGNINISKAEKIAEQFEYSKQFWSYLISKNYIKNPKEFINSCPHMSLVFGEEDSEFLRKRHAEMIKSNLFKGMQFSTDHDQLRKWIPLVMSKRKENEILAATKMDLGTDVNFGTLTRKMGRFLAEDSNVEIFLYHEAKDLDLRDDGKWEIDIKDRLHNHSQEVVADFVFIGAGGYALPLLESSDIPESEGYGGFPVSGEWLVSHNQELIEKHHAKVYTQATVDAPPMSVPHLDLRIIDGEKALLFGPFAGFSTKFLKEGSYLDLPESINFKNIRSLFGAWWHNLPLTQYLVRQVAMTKSQRIQHLREFVKDAKEEDWELKVAGQRVQIIKKDAKLGGKLEFGTEVVVNENGTIASLLGASPGASTAAYAMITVLEKCFGDKLQNEWKEKLLEIIPSYGQKLSENPELTEKIRNYSKEKLELEY
- a CDS encoding NAD(P)H-dependent glycerol-3-phosphate dehydrogenase — encoded protein: MAKKKTSEPKSVKHEIPVGVVGSGTFATAIVKMLVENCKTVHWCVRNEYVKGAIELRHHNPTYLTSVSFAPKSIKVTTDINELVSACEVIVLATPSIYLSDAMDKMTCDYKDKIFVSAIKGIVPKVNDVVAHYLKECFDIGFRNQAVLAGPCHAEEVAMERLSYITIATVEDEVSEKLFNLFSSRFINVEPSKDILGNEYSAILKNIYAIGAGIASGLGYGDNFTAVFVSNAIREMEIFLEAIYEAPRDVNESAYLGDLLVTAYSLFSRNRNLGNLIGKGYTVKSAIQSMNMIAEGYYAADSIYQTSKDKKMKTPIIDTIYGILYEEKNAEKQFKKLTTKLN
- a CDS encoding M23 family metallopeptidase encodes the protein MKNFLSKKKNVNLLLGALLFVIFGQALFIGKLFSEKNSKSYEVNLVKINTEKDSVDYLGMKNNLALVDNTVRELNSFLKAKNISDGKIEMLAQDSLSNAVYLAKQSNRYSQYLVDLQNKLQQVPLGIPTDGYISSNFGNRKNPIPFRNVLLASAKPVKQEVKAEPQYIEEKDSLGNVVKRTLANPSTSLAKNSTPEVNNPPAEADQIQFHKGLDIAVPFGSDVRCAATGTVIFAGAKGGYGNCVIISHGNGLATLYGHLSQVLVKANDIVKVNDVIAKSGNSGRSTGPHLHYEVHKNNTPVNPKLFLNF